A single Drosophila miranda strain MSH22 chromosome XR, D.miranda_PacBio2.1, whole genome shotgun sequence DNA region contains:
- the LOC108152982 gene encoding tubulin alpha-4 chain: MAALLQFDIPLCAQSVTVLFQVLFERRGRTSKRRTRRYPKVLCKKYKRHKMREVISIQIGQCGIQIGNSCWELYLLEHGINFDGSPKTKEELVASGSSASVGHDTTANDARTFFTETGNGKQVPRSIFIDLEPTVIDDVRNGPMRSLYHPEQLISGKEDAANNYARGRYSIGKEVIDKVTSRLQKIAEQCDSLQGFLIFHSLGGGTGSGFTSLMVERLSTDYSKKCKLDFAVYPSPKVSTAVVEPYNALLTTHSTLEHSDCVFMVDNEAIYDICNNSLGVDRPAYLNLNRLIAQIVSSTTASLRFNGSMNVDLNEFQTNLVPFPRIHFPLVAYAPLMSAARAAHEQHAITTLTNACFEASNMMVKCDPRAGKFMACCMLYRGDVVPKDVNAAVSAIKSKRHIQFVDWCPTGFKIGINYEKPAFVPNGDLAPTSRACCMLSNTTAISVAFSSLSYKFDLMFKKRAFVHWYVGEGMEEGEFTEARENIAVLERDFEEVGLDNLDDVGGDDEDFDEY; encoded by the exons ATGGCAGCGCTGCTGCAGTTTGATATTCCTCTTTGCGCGCAATCCGTAACGGTGCTCTTCCAAGTACTTTTCGAGCGGCGTGGACGGACAAGCAAAAGGAGAACAAGAAGATATCCAAAAGTC CTGTGCAAAAAGTATAAAAGACATAAAATG CGCGAAGTCATCTCCATCCAGATCGGGCAGTGCGGCATCCAGATAGGGAATTCCTGCTGGGAGCTGTACCTCCTCGAGCACGGCATCAATTTCGATGGCAGCCCCAAGACCAAGGAGGAGCTGGTGGCCAGCGGTAGCAGCGCCAGCGTGGGGCACGACACCACGGCCAACGATGCACGGACCTTCTTCACGGAGACGGGCAACGGAAAGCAGGTTCCACGCTCCATATTCATCGACCTGGAGCCGACGGTCATCGATGATGTGCGGAACGGACCCATGCGAAGTCTATACCATCCGGAGCAGCTGATCTCGGGAAAGGAGGATGCGGCCAACAACTATGCGCGCGGACGCTACTCCATTGGTAAGGAGGTGATCGACAAGGTGACGTCGCGGCTGCAGAAGATCGCCGAGCAATGTGACAGCCTGCAGGGCTTCCTCATCTTCCACTCGCTGGGCGGAGGCACTGGCTCCGGGTTCACCTCGCTGATGGTGGAGCGCCTCTCAACCGACTACAGCAAGAAGTGTAAGCTGGACTTTGCGGTTTACCCCTCGCCAAAGGTCTCCACGGCCGTGGTGGAGCCCTACAACGCCCTGCTGACCACCCACTCGACCCTTGAGCACTCGGACTGCGTCTTCATGGTGGACAACGAGGCTATCTACGATATCTGCAACAACAGCCTGGGTGTGGACCGGCCGGCCTATCTCAATCTGAATCGGCTGATCGCCCAGATTGTCAGCTCCACGACGGCCTCCCTGCGATTCAATGGCTCCATGAACGTGGATCTCAACGAATTCCAAACGAATCTGGTACCCTTTCCGCGGATCCACTTCCCCCTGGTGGCCTACGCCCCGCTGATGTCCGCCGCGCGGGCTGCTCACGAGCAGCACGCCATCACGACGCTGACCAACGCCTGCTTCGAGGCCTCCAACATGATGGTCAAGTGCGATCCGCGGGCCGGCAAATTCATGGCCTGCTGCATGCTCTACCGTGGCGATGTGGTGCCCAAGGATGTCAATGCCGCCGTGTCGGCCATCAAGTCGAAGCGGCACATCCAGTTTGTCGACTGGTGTCCCACCGGCTTCAAGATCGGCATCAACTACGAGAAGCCAGCCTTCGTCCCCAACGGAGATCTGGCCCCCACGTCCCGTGCCTGCTGCATGCTCTCCAACACCACGGCCATCTCGGTGGCCTTCTCCAGTCTGTCGTACAAGTTCGATCTGATGTTCAAGAAGCGAGCCTTCGTCCACTGGTACGTCGGCGAGGGCATGGAGGAGGGAGAGTTCACAGAGGCGCGCGAGAACATTGCCGTGCTGGAGCGCGACTTCGAGGAGGTCGGCCTGGACAATTTGGACGACGTAGGAGGCGATGACGAG
- the LOC108152983 gene encoding UPF0046 protein C25E10.12: MEMPTVPVHPLSSDPTAAWKDISKTQRVIKVTMKPPTNAVAANKARVVCMSDTHSLTPYIKFDVPDGDIFIHAGDFTKCGQLEEVEEFNTWIGALPHRHKIVIAGNHELSFDRTFTHPFQNNAKGHSSTKHTGMSILDDLPTLGNAKESMESAVQTQNIREVLTNCTYLEDELLELWGVRIYGSPWQPEFCRWAFNVPRGAACLEKWNQVPAGVDILVTHTPPVGHGDLCCSGVRAGCVELLSTVQQRVKPKYHVFGHVHEGYGITSDGRIIYVNASTCDINYLPNNPPIVFDVTLPPGISKD; encoded by the coding sequence ATGGAAATGCCGACAGTGCCCGTTCATCCGTTAAGCAGCGATCCAACTGCCGCGTGGAAGGACATCAGCAAGACGCAGCGCGTCATCAAGGTGACAATGAAGCCTCCAACGAATGCGGTGGCGGCCAACAAGGCGCGCGTGGTCTGTATGTCCGACACGCACTCCCTGACGCCGTACATCAAATTCGATGTGCCCGATGGTGACATCTTCATCCACGCAGGGGACTTCACCAAGTGCGGCCAGCTGGAAGAGGTGGAGGAGTTCAACACGTGGATCGGGGCCCTGCCGCATCGGCACAAGATCGTGATTGCTGGCAATCACGAGCTTAGCTTCGACCGAACGTTCACGCATCCTTTTCAGAACAACGCCAAGGGACACTCGAGCACCAAGCACACGGGCATGTCCATCTTGGACGACCTGCCGACCCTGGGCAATGCCAAGGAGAGCATGGAGAGCGCCGTTCAGACGCAGAATATCCGAGAGGTTCTCACCAATTGCACGTACTTGGAGGACGAGCTGCTGGAGTTGTGGGGCGTCCGCATCTACGGCTCGCCCTGGCAGCCAGAGTTTTGTCGCTGGGCCTTCAATGTGCCGCGCGGTGCCGCCTGTCTGGAGAAGTGGAACCAAGTGCCTGCGGGCGTCGATATACTCGTCACCCATACGCCACCAGTGGGCCATGGCGATCTGTGCTGCTCCGGCGTGCGGGCCGGCTGCGTGGAGCTACTCTCCACGGTCCAGCAGCGGGTGAAGCCCAAGTACCATGTGTTCGGCCATGTCCACGAGGGCTATGGCATCACCAGCGACGGGCGGATCATATATGTGAATGCCTCTACATGCGACATAAATTATTTACCCAACAATCCCCCCATTGTGTTCGATGTGACGCTCCCACCTGGCATCAGCAAGGATTAG